A stretch of DNA from Cryptosporangium aurantiacum:
GACTGCCGGGTCCCGCACTACTTCGCCTGGGACCTGCTCCGGGCCAACCTGCGCCACCTGCTCGTCGCCGGCCGCACCCGCGTGCACGAGCCGGCCTTCGACCCCGACCCCAGTGAGTACGTCACCTGGGAGTACGCCCGCGGGTACGCCGACGGCATGCAGGACGCCGTCGAGGACGCGGACGAGCCGGGCGCCTGACTTTCCCGCGCGGCCGTGAACGCCGCGGGTTAACGCCTACTCCGCGGTCGATCCGGCGTCGGCGCCGGTGACCTGATCGCCGGACTGCCCGTCGGACGATCCGCCGTTCGAGATCGTCTCGGTCGGCTGCGGGTCCGGCGTGTTGCCGGGCTCGGACGGCGTGGGCCCGGGCTCGGTCGGACCTTGCGTCGGCGCCTCGGTCGTCGGGGCAGGATCGGTCGGCCGCGGCGCCGTCGACGGGGTGGACCCTGGCGACGGGGTGGTCGACGTCGAGCCGGGGCCGCGCCGCGGATCGCCGTTGCGCTCCCAGCGGGAACGCGGGG
This window harbors:
- a CDS encoding DUF5319 family protein, producing the protein MQDEPLDPFAGDPTDPTSALEDDGPGRGVQPLTAEERQDVLDDLADLDVYEALLTARDIRGLVVDCEDCRVPHYFAWDLLRANLRHLLVAGRTRVHEPAFDPDPSEYVTWEYARGYADGMQDAVEDADEPGA